One window of the Klebsiella sp. WP3-W18-ESBL-02 genome contains the following:
- the csgD gene encoding biofilm master transcriptional regulator CsgD has protein sequence MAKELTSTNQTLSLVTRPSLQSCALSQNLKKLLRMEIKIVNIHLVNIDNLDPGIILFDMMDTDRRLMKAWQEALCKLNNGAKLLLFNTPEEYSYPDIEAWPHISGIFYEHDEEHFLVKGLQKVMEGECYFSRKLASYLIMHSGNYRYDNSESTILTYREKEILNKLRIGASNLEIARALFISESTVKTHLYHLFKKIAVKNRTQAVSWANDNFKH, from the coding sequence ATGGCAAAAGAGCTTACCTCGACAAACCAGACTCTCTCCTTAGTCACAAGGCCTTCATTACAGTCTTGTGCCCTGTCGCAGAATTTGAAAAAGTTACTCAGGATGGAAATTAAAATTGTTAATATTCATCTAGTTAACATTGATAATTTAGACCCGGGCATTATCCTTTTCGATATGATGGATACCGATAGACGGTTAATGAAGGCCTGGCAGGAAGCGCTGTGCAAATTGAACAACGGTGCAAAATTATTGCTGTTCAACACGCCAGAAGAGTACTCCTATCCCGACATCGAGGCATGGCCGCACATCAGCGGCATATTCTATGAACATGATGAAGAACACTTTCTGGTCAAAGGGCTGCAAAAGGTGATGGAAGGCGAATGCTACTTTTCACGTAAATTAGCAAGCTATCTTATTATGCATTCCGGTAACTATCGCTATGATAATTCGGAAAGTACTATTCTCACCTATCGCGAGAAAGAGATCCTGAACAAGCTGCGGATCGGTGCCTCCAATCTTGAGATCGCCCGTGCGCTCTTTATTAGTGAGAGTACCGTTAAAACGCATCTCTATCATTTATTTAAGAAAATAGCCGTCAAAAACCGCACACAGGCCGTTTCCTGGGCTAACGATAACTTCAAACATTAA
- the mdoC gene encoding glucans biosynthesis protein MdoC encodes MNNKPAQREYFLDSIRAWLMLLGIPFHISLLYSTHTWHMNSPTPSWWLTLFNDFVHAFRMQVFFVISGYFSYMLFLRYPLKKWWKVRVERVGIPMLTAIPLLTLPQFLMLQYVKGKTETWHTLTFYQKYNTLAWELVSHLWFLLVLVVLTTLGIMAFRFMRRRQTRRRADLFDNMTMGKLTVMFLLLGLLYAAIRRTIFIVYPPILSDGLFNFVVMQTLFYVPFFILGALAFIHPKLKTLFTTPSPWCIVAALLGFIAYRLNQHYGSGDAWMYETEYLITMVLGLWMVNVVFSFGHRMLNFQSARVTYFVNASLFIYLVHHPLTLFYGAWIMPSISSNSLGFLTGLVFVVGCALVLYEIHLRIPLLRFLFSGKPQQKVTKTQAASH; translated from the coding sequence ATGAATAACAAACCCGCACAGCGTGAATATTTTCTCGACTCGATCCGGGCCTGGCTGATGCTGCTGGGGATCCCCTTTCACATCTCACTTTTGTATTCGACCCACACCTGGCATATGAACAGCCCGACGCCGTCATGGTGGCTGACGCTGTTTAACGATTTTGTGCACGCGTTTCGCATGCAGGTGTTCTTTGTCATTTCCGGCTACTTTTCCTACATGCTTTTTCTGCGTTACCCGCTGAAAAAATGGTGGAAAGTTCGCGTGGAACGGGTCGGTATCCCGATGCTAACCGCCATTCCGCTGCTCACGCTGCCGCAATTTTTGATGCTGCAATACGTTAAGGGTAAGACGGAAACGTGGCATACGCTGACGTTTTACCAAAAATATAATACGCTGGCCTGGGAGCTGGTGTCACACCTGTGGTTCCTGCTTGTGCTGGTGGTGCTCACCACGCTCGGGATTATGGCCTTCCGCTTTATGCGCCGTCGCCAGACGCGCCGTCGCGCGGATCTTTTCGATAACATGACGATGGGCAAACTGACGGTCATGTTTCTGCTGCTTGGCCTGCTCTACGCCGCCATCCGTCGCACCATTTTCATCGTCTATCCGCCGATTCTGAGCGATGGGCTGTTCAACTTTGTAGTGATGCAGACGCTATTTTACGTGCCGTTCTTTATCCTGGGCGCGCTGGCCTTTATTCATCCAAAGCTCAAAACCCTGTTCACCACCCCGTCACCGTGGTGCATCGTCGCGGCGCTGCTCGGCTTTATCGCCTACCGCCTGAACCAGCACTATGGTTCTGGCGACGCATGGATGTATGAAACGGAATACCTGATTACGATGGTGCTGGGGCTGTGGATGGTGAACGTCGTGTTCTCGTTCGGTCACCGCATGCTCAACTTCCAGTCTGCCCGCGTGACCTATTTCGTGAATGCTTCCTTGTTTATCTATTTAGTACACCATCCGCTAACGCTGTTCTATGGCGCATGGATTATGCCGAGCATCAGCTCAAACTCACTCGGCTTCCTGACGGGGCTGGTCTTTGTGGTCGGCTGTGCGCTGGTGCTCTATGAAATTCACCTGCGTATCCCGTTGCTGCGTTTCCTGTTTTCCGGTAAACCGCAGCAAAAGGTGACGAAAACCCAGGCTGCCAGCCACTAA
- a CDS encoding Kdo(2)-lipid IV(A) acyltransferase, producing the protein MTQLPKFTAALLHPRYWPSWLGIGLLWLVVQLPYPVIYRLGNAMGHLAMRLMKRRAKIAYRNLELCFPEMSAAERHRMVVKNFESVGMGVMETGIAWFWPTKRINRWMDASGLEHIRSVQDSGRGVLLIGIHFLTLEMGARMFGIQNPGIGVYRPNDNPVLDWLQTWGRMRSNKSMIDRKDLKGMIRALKNGEIIWYAPDHDYGPRASVFVPLFAVKDAATTSGTWMLAKMSKACVVPFVPRRKPDGKGYELIILEPECNPPLDDAETTAAWMNTVVEKCIMMAPEQYMWLHRRFKTRPEGVPSRY; encoded by the coding sequence ATGACCCAGTTACCTAAGTTCACCGCTGCGCTGCTGCACCCCCGCTACTGGCCCTCCTGGCTGGGTATTGGCCTGCTCTGGCTGGTTGTTCAACTGCCGTATCCGGTCATCTATCGCCTCGGCAACGCCATGGGGCATCTGGCCATGCGCTTGATGAAGCGCCGCGCGAAAATTGCCTATCGCAACCTTGAGCTCTGTTTCCCGGAAATGAGCGCGGCCGAGCGTCACCGAATGGTGGTAAAGAATTTTGAGTCCGTGGGCATGGGCGTGATGGAAACCGGCATCGCCTGGTTCTGGCCGACTAAACGCATCAATCGCTGGATGGACGCCAGCGGCCTCGAACACATTCGCAGCGTGCAGGATTCAGGGCGCGGCGTTCTGCTGATCGGTATCCATTTCCTGACCCTCGAAATGGGTGCCCGTATGTTCGGTATCCAGAACCCGGGGATCGGCGTCTATCGGCCAAACGACAATCCGGTTCTTGACTGGCTGCAGACCTGGGGCCGCATGCGCTCGAATAAAAGCATGATCGATCGTAAGGATCTGAAGGGCATGATCAGAGCGCTGAAAAACGGCGAGATTATCTGGTACGCGCCGGATCACGACTACGGCCCGCGCGCCAGCGTGTTTGTACCGCTGTTTGCGGTTAAAGACGCCGCGACGACCTCCGGCACCTGGATGCTGGCCAAAATGTCAAAGGCCTGCGTGGTACCGTTCGTACCGCGTCGTAAGCCGGACGGTAAAGGCTATGAGCTGATCATCCTTGAACCGGAGTGTAATCCGCCGCTCGATGATGCTGAAACTACCGCGGCGTGGATGAACACCGTCGTTGAGAAATGCATCATGATGGCCCCCGAGCAATATATGTGGCTGCACCGACGCTTTAAAACCCGCCCGGAAGGCGTTCCTTCTCGCTACTGA
- the mdoG gene encoding glucans biosynthesis protein MdoG yields the protein MKQKPQMMKLRWLGAAVMLSLCTSSAWAFSIDDVAKQAKTLAGKSYEAPKSNLPSVFRDMKYADYQQIQFNHDKAYWSKVKTPFKLEFYHQGMYFDTPVTINEVTATSVRKIKYSPDYFTFGDVQHDKDTVKDLGFAGFKVLYPINSKDKNDEIVSMLGASYFRVLGQGQVYGLSARGLAIDTALPSGEEFPRFREYWIERPKATDKRLTIYALLDSPRATGAYRFVVMPGRDTVVDVQTKIYLRDKVGKLGVAPLTSMFLFGPNQPSTTTNYRPALHDSNGLSIHAGNDEWIWRPLNNPKHLAVSSYATENPQGFGLLQRGRQFSRFEDLDDRYDLRPSAWITPKGDWGKGTVELVEIPTNDETNDNIVAYWTPDKLPEAGKEMNYKYTITFTRDEDKLHDADSAYVMQTRRSTGDVKQSNLIRQPDGTQAFIIDFTGADMRKMPQDTPVTAQASIGDNGEIVENSVRYNPVTKGWRLTLRVKVKDPKKTTEMRAALVNADQTLSETWSYQLPANE from the coding sequence ATGAAACAGAAACCACAGATGATGAAACTGCGTTGGTTAGGCGCAGCCGTAATGTTGTCCCTGTGTACTTCATCTGCATGGGCATTCAGTATTGATGACGTTGCAAAGCAGGCTAAAACGCTGGCGGGCAAGAGCTACGAAGCGCCAAAAAGCAACCTGCCTTCCGTCTTCCGCGACATGAAATACGCGGACTACCAGCAAATCCAGTTTAATCACGATAAGGCATACTGGAGCAAAGTTAAGACCCCGTTTAAGCTCGAATTCTACCATCAGGGTATGTATTTCGACACGCCGGTGACGATTAATGAAGTCACGGCAACCTCCGTGCGCAAAATTAAGTACAGCCCGGACTACTTCACGTTCGGCGACGTTCAGCATGACAAAGATACCGTGAAGGATCTTGGCTTCGCGGGCTTCAAAGTGCTGTACCCGATCAACAGCAAAGACAAAAACGACGAAATCGTCAGCATGCTGGGCGCTAGCTACTTCCGCGTGCTGGGTCAGGGCCAGGTTTATGGTCTGTCCGCTCGCGGTCTGGCGATTGATACCGCCCTGCCGTCCGGCGAAGAGTTCCCGCGTTTTCGCGAATACTGGATCGAGCGTCCGAAAGCGACCGACAAGCGCCTGACGATTTATGCGCTGCTGGATTCCCCGCGCGCGACCGGTGCTTACCGCTTCGTGGTGATGCCGGGCCGCGATACCGTGGTTGACGTACAGACCAAAATTTATCTGCGCGATAAAGTCGGTAAACTGGGCGTCGCGCCGCTGACCAGCATGTTCCTGTTCGGGCCGAACCAGCCTTCGACCACAACCAACTATCGCCCGGCGCTGCATGACTCTAACGGTCTGTCTATTCATGCCGGTAACGATGAGTGGATCTGGCGTCCGCTGAACAACCCGAAACATCTGGCCGTCAGCAGCTATGCGACCGAAAACCCGCAGGGCTTTGGCCTGTTACAGCGTGGCCGCCAGTTCTCTCGTTTCGAAGATCTTGATGACCGCTACGATCTGCGCCCAAGCGCCTGGATCACCCCGAAAGGCGATTGGGGCAAAGGCACCGTTGAGCTGGTAGAGATTCCGACCAACGACGAAACCAACGATAACATCGTTGCATACTGGACGCCGGACAAGCTGCCGGAAGCCGGTAAAGAGATGAACTATAAGTACACCATCACCTTCACCCGTGACGAAGACAAACTGCACGATGCGGACAGCGCATACGTGATGCAGACGCGTCGCTCCACCGGTGATGTGAAGCAGTCGAACCTGATCCGTCAGCCGGACGGTACGCAGGCGTTTATCATCGACTTTACCGGCGCGGATATGCGCAAAATGCCGCAGGACACGCCGGTAACGGCGCAGGCCAGCATCGGTGATAACGGTGAAATCGTTGAAAACAGCGTTCGCTACAATCCGGTGACCAAAGGCTGGCGTCTGACGCTGCGCGTGAAGGTGAAAGATCCGAAGAAAACCACTGAAATGCGCGCTGCGCTGGTCAACGCTGACCAGACGCTGAGTGAAACCTGGAGCTATCAGCTGCCTGCAAATGAATAA
- the mdoH gene encoding glucans biosynthesis glucosyltransferase MdoH has protein sequence MNKTTKYIDALSLTDAEKAALPDTTLRAVHEALDDEHQAFPRDDDTPLASVKARLEEGWPDSLGGEQLIKDDEGRTQLQAMPKATRSSMFPDPWRTNPVGRFWDRLRGRDVTPRYLSRLTKEEQEHEAKWRTVGSLRRYTLLILTLAQTVVATWYMKTILPYQGWALINPADMVGQNLWVSFMQLLPYLLQTGILILFAVLFCWVSAGFWTALMGFLQLLIGRDKYSISASTVGDEPLNPEHRTALIMPICNEDVSRVFAGLRATWESVKATGQQKHFDVYILSDSYNPDICVAEQKAWMELIAEVQGEGQIFYRRRRRRVKRKSGNIDDFCRRWGNQYSYMVVLDADSVMSGDCLTNLVRLMEANPNAGIIQSSPRASGMDTLYARCQQFATRVYGPLFTAGLHFWQLGESHYWGHNAIIRVKPFIEHCALAPLPGDGNFAGSILSHDFVEAALMRRAGWGVWIAYDLPGSYEELPPNLLDELKRDRRWCQGNLMNFRLFLVKGMHPVHRAVFLTGVMSYLSAPLWFMFLALSTALQVVHALTEPQYFLQPRQLFPVWPQWRPELAIALFASTMVLLFLPKLLSIILVWCKGSKEYGGFVRVTISLLLEVLFSVLLAPVRMLFHTVFVVSAFLGWEVVWNSPQRDDDSTPWSEAFMRHGSQLLLGLVWAVGMAWLDLRFLFWLAPIVFSLILSPFVSVISSRSTMGLRTKRWKLFLIPEEYSTPKVLADTEAYLEQNRARVLDDGFMHAVFNPSFNALATAMATARHRASHVLEIARDRHVEQALNETPDKLNRDRRLVLLSDPVTLSRMHYRVWAAPEKYSSWVAEYDKLTLNPLALKAK, from the coding sequence ATGAATAAGACAACGAAGTATATCGACGCACTGTCGCTTACGGATGCAGAAAAAGCGGCGCTCCCGGACACGACGCTGCGCGCCGTGCACGAAGCGCTGGATGACGAGCATCAGGCTTTTCCACGCGATGACGACACGCCGCTGGCGTCCGTGAAGGCGCGTCTGGAAGAGGGCTGGCCGGACTCCCTGGGCGGCGAGCAGCTTATCAAAGACGACGAAGGGCGCACGCAGCTGCAGGCGATGCCGAAAGCAACGCGCTCTTCTATGTTCCCGGACCCGTGGCGGACCAACCCGGTCGGCCGCTTTTGGGATCGTCTACGTGGTCGCGATGTCACCCCGCGCTACCTGTCTCGTCTGACCAAAGAAGAGCAGGAGCATGAGGCGAAATGGCGTACGGTGGGTTCGTTACGCCGTTACACCCTGTTGATCCTGACGCTGGCGCAGACCGTCGTCGCCACCTGGTATATGAAGACCATCCTGCCGTATCAGGGCTGGGCGCTGATTAACCCGGCCGATATGGTCGGGCAAAATCTGTGGGTCTCCTTTATGCAGCTGCTGCCATATCTGCTGCAAACCGGGATTCTGATCCTTTTCGCCGTGCTGTTCTGCTGGGTCTCCGCCGGTTTCTGGACCGCGCTGATGGGCTTCTTACAGCTGCTGATAGGTCGCGATAAGTACAGTATTTCTGCGTCAACCGTTGGCGATGAGCCGCTAAATCCAGAGCACCGGACGGCGCTGATCATGCCTATCTGTAATGAAGACGTCTCTCGCGTCTTCGCCGGCCTGCGTGCGACCTGGGAGTCGGTGAAAGCCACGGGCCAGCAGAAGCACTTCGACGTGTATATCCTCAGCGACAGCTACAATCCGGATATCTGCGTTGCGGAGCAAAAGGCCTGGATGGAGCTGATTGCCGAAGTGCAAGGGGAAGGGCAGATCTTCTATCGCCGTCGCCGCCGTCGCGTGAAGCGTAAAAGCGGTAACATCGATGATTTCTGTCGTCGTTGGGGTAACCAGTACAGCTATATGGTCGTGCTGGACGCTGACTCGGTGATGTCCGGCGACTGCCTGACTAACCTGGTGCGCCTGATGGAAGCGAATCCGAATGCGGGGATCATCCAGTCTTCGCCGCGCGCTTCCGGTATGGACACCCTGTACGCGCGCTGCCAGCAGTTTGCTACCCGCGTCTACGGGCCGTTGTTTACCGCCGGTCTGCACTTCTGGCAGCTCGGTGAATCGCACTATTGGGGGCACAACGCCATCATCCGCGTGAAGCCGTTTATCGAGCACTGCGCGCTGGCGCCGCTGCCGGGCGACGGTAACTTTGCCGGGTCGATTCTGTCGCATGACTTTGTTGAAGCCGCGCTGATGCGTCGCGCAGGGTGGGGCGTATGGATCGCCTACGACCTGCCGGGCTCCTATGAAGAACTGCCGCCGAACCTGCTGGACGAACTGAAGCGTGACCGCCGCTGGTGTCAGGGTAACCTGATGAACTTCCGCCTGTTCCTGGTGAAAGGGATGCACCCGGTTCACCGTGCGGTGTTCCTGACCGGCGTGATGTCCTACCTGTCTGCGCCGCTGTGGTTTATGTTCCTGGCCCTGTCGACCGCACTGCAGGTGGTTCACGCCCTGACCGAGCCGCAGTACTTCCTGCAGCCGCGTCAGCTGTTCCCGGTATGGCCACAGTGGCGTCCTGAGCTGGCGATTGCGCTGTTTGCATCGACCATGGTGCTGCTGTTCCTGCCGAAACTGCTGAGTATCATCCTTGTATGGTGCAAAGGGTCGAAAGAGTACGGCGGTTTTGTGCGCGTGACGATCTCTCTGCTGCTTGAAGTCCTGTTCTCTGTGCTGCTGGCGCCGGTACGTATGCTGTTCCACACCGTGTTTGTGGTCAGCGCGTTCCTCGGCTGGGAAGTGGTCTGGAACTCGCCGCAGCGTGACGATGACTCTACGCCGTGGAGCGAAGCCTTTATGCGTCATGGTTCTCAGCTGCTGCTGGGGCTGGTATGGGCGGTCGGGATGGCGTGGCTGGATCTGCGCTTCCTGTTCTGGCTGGCGCCGATTGTGTTCTCGCTGATCCTCTCGCCATTCGTGTCGGTGATTTCCAGCCGTTCCACTATGGGGCTGCGCACCAAGCGCTGGAAGCTGTTCCTGATTCCGGAAGAGTACAGCACGCCGAAAGTGCTGGCCGATACCGAAGCCTATCTGGAACAGAACCGTGCGCGCGTGCTGGACGATGGCTTTATGCACGCGGTGTTTAACCCGTCGTTTAACGCCCTGGCCACGGCGATGGCCACCGCGCGTCACCGCGCGAGCCACGTGCTGGAGATCGCTCGCGATCGCCACGTCGAGCAGGCGCTGAACGAAACGCCGGACAAGCTGAACCGCGATCGTCGCCTGGTACTGCTGAGCGACCCGGTCACGCTGTCGCGAATGCACTATCGTGTTTGGGCCGCACCGGAGAAATACTCCTCATGGGTGGCCGAGTACGATAAGCTGACGCTGAACCCGCTGGCGCTGAAAGCCAAATAG
- the ymdB gene encoding O-acetyl-ADP-ribose deacetylase: MAERIQVLQGDITTLEVDVIVNAANPSLMGGGGVDGAIHRAAGPSLQEACAVVRQQQGTCPTGHAVITHAGNLKAKAVIHTVGPVWQGGGEQEASLLQQAYYNSLQLALDNGYHTLAFPAISTGAYGYPLKAATEIAVSTVAAFLTRRSLPETVYFVCFDDATTRLYREVLGQTRIPVLANDANT, translated from the coding sequence ATGGCCGAACGAATTCAGGTGCTGCAGGGGGATATCACCACCCTGGAGGTGGATGTTATCGTCAATGCAGCCAACCCTTCGTTAATGGGCGGTGGCGGCGTTGATGGTGCGATTCATCGCGCTGCCGGGCCGTCGTTACAGGAAGCCTGCGCGGTTGTGCGTCAGCAGCAGGGGACCTGTCCGACGGGGCATGCGGTGATTACGCATGCGGGAAACCTGAAAGCAAAAGCCGTGATTCACACGGTCGGGCCGGTGTGGCAGGGGGGCGGTGAGCAGGAAGCATCGTTGTTACAGCAGGCGTATTATAACAGCCTTCAGCTGGCGCTGGATAATGGCTATCACACGCTCGCCTTTCCGGCGATCTCAACGGGCGCTTATGGCTACCCGCTGAAGGCGGCAACGGAAATCGCCGTCAGCACGGTGGCGGCATTTTTGACCCGCCGTAGCCTACCGGAGACGGTCTATTTCGTGTGCTTTGATGACGCGACCACCCGGTTGTATCGGGAGGTACTTGGCCAGACGAGAATCCCCGTTCTGGCCAACGATGCGAACACTTAG
- a CDS encoding MysB family protein, with protein sequence MTLYATLEEAIDAARETFLADNPGLEESEADVQQFNMQKYVLQDGDIMWQAEFFADEDGEGECLPMLSGEAAQSVFDGDFDEIELRQEWLEENTLHEWDEGEYQLEPSLDTEEGQTAADEWDER encoded by the coding sequence ATGACTTTATACGCCACGCTCGAAGAAGCTATTGATGCGGCACGCGAAACTTTTCTCGCCGATAACCCTGGTCTTGAGGAGAGTGAAGCGGACGTACAGCAGTTCAATATGCAAAAGTACGTTTTACAAGACGGTGACATCATGTGGCAGGCCGAGTTCTTCGCCGATGAAGACGGTGAAGGAGAGTGTCTGCCTATGCTCAGCGGTGAAGCCGCGCAGAGCGTGTTTGACGGCGATTTTGATGAGATAGAACTGCGTCAGGAGTGGCTGGAGGAAAACACGCTGCACGAGTGGGACGAAGGCGAATACCAGCTGGAGCCCTCTCTCGATACGGAAGAGGGGCAGACCGCCGCGGATGAATGGGATGAACGCTAG
- a CDS encoding rhodanese-related sulfurtransferase — protein sequence MPVLHNRISNETLKAQMLAETEPRTTISFYKYFTIVDPKATRDALYIALTELKVFGRIYLAHEGINAQISVPASQVGSLRERLYRFDPALKDLRLNIALDDDGKSFWVLRMKVRDRIVADGIDDPTFDASDVGDYLKAAEVNAMLDDPDAVFIDMRNHYEYEVGHFEQALEIPADTFREQLPKAVEMMQEHKDKKIVMYCTGGIRCEKASAWMKHNGFKQVWHIEGGIIEYARRAREQGLPVRFIGKNFVFDERMGERISDEVIAHCHQCGTPCDSHTNCLNDGCHLLFIQCPACAEKFEGCCSEVCQEEHKLPEEEQRQRRAGRENGNKIFNKSRGRLNTRLGIPDPQTHND from the coding sequence ATGCCAGTGTTGCATAACCGCATTTCGAATGAGACGCTGAAAGCGCAAATGCTGGCTGAAACCGAGCCGCGCACCACCATCTCATTCTATAAATATTTCACCATCGTCGATCCAAAAGCGACCCGCGATGCCCTCTACATTGCGCTGACCGAACTGAAGGTCTTTGGTCGCATCTATCTCGCCCATGAAGGGATTAACGCCCAGATAAGCGTGCCGGCAAGTCAGGTCGGAAGCCTGCGTGAGCGTCTGTACCGCTTCGATCCGGCGCTGAAGGACCTGCGTCTGAACATCGCGCTGGATGATGACGGCAAATCCTTCTGGGTGCTGCGTATGAAGGTGCGCGATCGTATCGTGGCCGACGGCATTGACGATCCGACCTTTGACGCCAGCGACGTTGGCGATTATCTGAAGGCGGCGGAAGTGAACGCCATGCTTGACGATCCGGATGCGGTGTTTATCGATATGCGTAATCATTACGAATATGAGGTAGGCCATTTCGAACAGGCGCTGGAGATCCCGGCGGACACCTTCCGCGAACAGCTGCCGAAAGCCGTTGAGATGATGCAGGAACATAAAGATAAAAAGATCGTGATGTACTGTACCGGCGGTATTCGTTGTGAAAAAGCCAGCGCATGGATGAAACACAACGGCTTTAAGCAGGTGTGGCATATTGAAGGCGGAATCATTGAATACGCCCGCCGCGCTCGCGAGCAGGGGCTGCCGGTGCGCTTTATTGGCAAGAATTTTGTCTTTGATGAGCGGATGGGCGAGCGTATTTCCGATGAGGTCATCGCGCATTGCCACCAGTGCGGAACGCCGTGCGACAGCCACACCAACTGTCTTAATGACGGCTGCCATCTGCTGTTTATCCAGTGCCCGGCCTGTGCCGAGAAGTTCGAAGGCTGCTGCAGTGAAGTGTGTCAGGAAGAACACAAGCTGCCGGAAGAGGAACAGCGTCAGCGCCGCGCCGGCCGTGAAAACGGCAATAAGATCTTTAATAAATCGCGCGGCCGTCTGAATACCCGTCTGGGGATCCCCGACCCCCAGACGCATAATGACTAG
- a CDS encoding YceK/YidQ family lipoprotein, producing the protein MRIILVAAMAIVLSGCGSIISRTIPGQGHGNQYYPGVKWDLRDSAWRYVTIIDLPFSLVFDTLLLPIDASHGPYE; encoded by the coding sequence ATAAGAATCATACTGGTTGCCGCCATGGCGATCGTGCTCAGCGGATGCGGTAGTATTATCAGTCGAACGATCCCCGGGCAGGGCCACGGAAACCAGTACTATCCGGGCGTGAAGTGGGACCTGCGCGACTCTGCCTGGCGCTATGTCACCATCATCGATCTGCCGTTTTCACTGGTGTTTGACACGCTGCTGCTCCCTATTGACGCCAGCCATGGCCCCTACGAGTAG
- the mdtG gene encoding multidrug efflux MFS transporter MdtG, with protein MQPSDAPINWKRNLAVVWLGCFLTGAAFSLVMPFLPLYVEQLGVTGHGALNMWSGLVFSITFLFSAIASPLWGGLADRKGRKIMLLRSALGMAIVMLLMGMAQNIWQFLILRALLGLLGGFIPNANALIATQIPRHKSGWALGTLSTGAVSGALLGPLAGGFLADNYGLRPVFFMTATVLFICFVLTLFFIREQFTPVSKKEMLHVKEVFGSLKNRELVLSLFVTTLIIQVATGSIAPILTLYVRDLAGNISDIAFVSGMIASVPGVAALICAPRLGKLGDRIGPEKILIAALIVSVLLLIPMSFVQNPLQLGILRFLLGAADGALLPAVQTLLVYNSSNQIAGRIFSYNQSFRDIGNVTGPLIGAAVSANYGFRAVFCVTATVVLFNAIYTGFSLRRSPEPSRP; from the coding sequence ATGCAACCCTCAGATGCCCCCATTAACTGGAAGCGTAACCTCGCTGTCGTCTGGCTAGGCTGTTTTTTAACCGGCGCCGCCTTCAGCCTCGTCATGCCCTTCCTCCCGCTTTACGTTGAACAGCTTGGCGTGACCGGACATGGCGCGCTGAACATGTGGTCTGGCCTGGTATTCAGCATCACGTTCCTGTTTTCCGCTATCGCCTCGCCGCTGTGGGGCGGATTAGCCGACCGCAAGGGGCGTAAAATCATGCTGCTGCGCTCGGCGCTAGGCATGGCTATCGTCATGCTGCTGATGGGGATGGCGCAGAATATCTGGCAGTTTCTGATTCTGCGCGCGCTGCTCGGCCTGCTTGGCGGCTTTATTCCCAACGCCAATGCGCTGATCGCCACGCAAATTCCACGCCATAAGAGCGGTTGGGCGCTGGGCACGCTGTCCACCGGCGCCGTCAGCGGTGCGCTGCTCGGGCCGCTGGCCGGCGGCTTTCTGGCCGATAACTATGGTCTGCGTCCGGTGTTCTTTATGACCGCTACCGTGCTGTTTATCTGCTTTGTGCTGACGCTGTTTTTCATCCGCGAACAGTTCACGCCGGTGTCCAAAAAAGAGATGCTGCACGTCAAAGAGGTGTTTGGTTCGCTGAAAAACCGCGAACTGGTGCTCAGCCTGTTCGTCACCACGCTGATTATTCAGGTGGCGACCGGCTCGATTGCCCCCATTCTGACGCTCTACGTCCGCGATTTAGCGGGTAACATCAGCGATATTGCCTTTGTCAGCGGCATGATAGCCTCGGTACCCGGCGTGGCGGCGTTGATCTGCGCGCCGCGGTTAGGCAAGCTGGGCGATCGTATTGGGCCAGAAAAAATTCTGATTGCCGCGCTGATCGTTTCCGTGCTGCTGCTGATTCCCATGTCGTTTGTACAAAACCCGCTGCAGCTTGGCATTCTGCGTTTTCTGCTCGGTGCCGCTGACGGCGCGCTGCTGCCGGCCGTCCAAACGCTGCTGGTCTATAACTCCAGTAATCAGATCGCCGGGCGCATATTCAGCTATAACCAGTCGTTCCGCGATATCGGTAACGTCACCGGGCCGCTAATCGGCGCCGCGGTGTCGGCCAACTACGGTTTCCGCGCCGTATTCTGCGTCACCGCCACGGTGGTCCTGTTTAACGCTATTTATACCGGTTTTAGCCTGCGCCGTAGCCCCGAGCCCTCCCGCCCCTAG